ACCGCCGCGGTCGGCGCGGTGTGGGCCTGCTGCTCTCCCGATTTCGGCGCCGACGGCACCATCGGCCGGCTCGCGCAGCTGACGCCGGCAGTGCTCATCGCGGCGGACGGATATCATTGGAATGGCAAGGAGATCGACCGCGGCGAGGTCGTCGCGAGGCTGCGCGAGAACCTTCCGGGACTGCGTCATTTCGTGCATGTGCCCTCGCTGCCGGACCGGCCCTGCCCGGCCGGCGCGACACCGTGGGACGAGCTGCTGGCGCGGCCCGAACCGCTGTCGTTCGAACCAGTCGAATTCTCCGATCCGCTGTGGGTGCTGTTCACCTCGGGCACCACCGGCTCGCCCAAGGGCCTGGTGCACGGCCACGGCGGGATCACCCTGGAGGGGCTCAAGTGGTCCGGGCTGTACTGCGGGCTGCGCGCCGGCGAACGGATGTTCGCCTACACCTCGACCGGCTGGGCGCTGTGGAACATGCAGCTCGGCGCACTCGGCCAGGGCGCGGCGATCACTCTTTACGAGGGAAGCCCCAACTGCCCGGCGGGCGCGGTCTGGGAGGTCGCCGCCCGCATCCGCGCGGACGTCATGCTGCTGGGCGCCGCGGTGGTCATGGCGTCCGCGGACACCGGCGTCTCGCCCCGGACCCGGCACGACCTGAGCAGGCTGCGGCATGTGATGGTCAGCGGCTCGGCGCTGCCCGCGGACGGCTACCGCTGGGTGGCCGAACACGTCAGCCCGGAGCTGCGGATCGACTCGACCAGCGGCGGCACCGACATCTCCGGCGCGTTCGTCGGCGGCAACGAGTACGCCCCGGTCCAGGCGGGCCGGATCGGCGGCCGCCTCGCCGGCGTCGACTGCGCGGCCTGGGACGAGTCCGGCCAGCCGGTCCTCGACGCGGTCGGCGATCTCGTGATCACCCAGCCGATGCCGTCGATGCCGGTGCGGCTGTGGAACGACCCGGACGGCGTCCGCTACGCCGAGTCCTACTTCGACACTTGGCCCGGCGTGTGGCGGCACGGCGACTGGGTGACGATGCACTCCGACGGCAGCGTGTCGGTCCACGGCCGGTCGGACGCGACACTCAACCGGCAGGGCGTGCGGCTGGGCAGCGGCGACTTCTACGACGTATTGGACGGCATGGCGGAGATAGCCGAGTCTCTGGTGGTCGGGATCGACCTGCCGGACAACGGATACTGGCTCGGGTTGTTCGTCGTACCGGCCCCCGGGCACGAGGTCGACGACGCGCTGAAGCGGAAAATCGTCACCACGCTGCGGACCCGCCTGACCCCGCGGCACGTCCCGGACGAGATCCTCGCGGCCCCCGCCGTGCCGCACACCCTCAGCGGCAAGCGGCTCGAAGTGCCGGTCAAGAACCTGTTGGCGGGCAAGGACTTGACCAAGGCCGCGAACCTGTCCTCGGTCGACGACCCGGACGCCCTGCGCTGGTACGCCCAGTTCGCCGCGAAGCGATTCCGCTGACCCCGCCGGAGAAAGGACCTCGGATGCGGCTCGGCGCGACCCTCGCCCGGCTCAGTCCCGGACCGCCCATCGCGATCGCCGAGTGGGCGAGACGGCTGGCCGGAGAAGGCTTCCAGAGCCTGTGGACCCCGCAGGTGATCGGACGCGGTTTCCTGGTGCCGGACCCGTTCGTGGCACTGGCCGCCGCCGCGACCGCGGTCGAGCACCTCGAAGTCGGCACCGCCACCTTGCAGGTGCCGCTGCACCATCCCGCCGACCTCGCGCACCGGATCCTTTCGCTCAAATCGGTGTGCGGCGATCGTTTGACGCTCGGGGTCAGCCCCGGCTCGACCGATCTGGACTACGCAGCGTTCGACCGGGACTACGCTGCGCGCTTCCGGACCTTCTCGGAGAACCTTCCGCGCTTGCGCCGCCTGCTCGACCGCGGGCGGGACGAGCAAGCCGATCTCGCCCCGCCCGGGGAAGCGGGCTGCCCGCCGCTGCTCCTCGGCTCATGGGGCGCCAACGTCGAACGGGCCGCGCGCGAGTTCGACGGCTGGCTCGCGTCGGCCTACCGCCGCAGCGCTGACCAGATCGTCGATGCGCACCAGCGGTACCGGGCCGCCGGCGGCCGCCGGGCGATCGTGTGCGCGATCCCGCTGGCCGCCGACCTCGGAAGGACCGCCGAAACGCTGCACCGCTACGCCGCGGCGGGTTTCGACGACGCCGTGGTGCTGATCGGGCCGGAAGGCCCTGATCCGGCGCGCGTGCGGGCGCTGCTTCCGTGACCGGATCCCGCGGCCCTGGCGCCGCGGGAGACCGATCGTTGTCCTCCTGGTTCTTCCGTCGATTCCTGGCGAACCTCGATCCACGGGTAACGGCCAAGGGCGGTCCCTCGTCTGTGTGAGTACACCCGAGGAGTTCCCGCCATGACCGATTCCAGTCCAGGCAACCCCGCACAGTGGCCGAACCAGCCTCCAGCCGGGCCGTACCGCCCCTGCCCGTACTGTGCGCAACCGGTCCTGGCGGACGCCGCGCAGTGCCCGTGGTGCGGAAGCCAGTTGAGCCAGCTGGCCCCTTCTCCCCCGTCCGCCCGGCGATTCGCCGTGGCGGCCGGACTGGCCCTCGGCGGCGTGCTCGTCGGGGTCTCGCCGGTTGTGCCGTGGATCAAGGTCGTTCTTCTCGGCGACGCGAGCATGTTCGACGCCGCGAGCCTGCCGGGCAATTCGCTGCCGTTCGTGCTGCTCCCCGTCGCACTGGTGGTTTGCGGGTGCGCCGCGCTGATCTCGGCATTCGTACTGCGCGAGGGCACCGCCGCCCGCGCGACCGCCTTCGTCCTGTTCGCCGTGGCGGGGGTGGTCGGCGGGCTGGTCCTCACCAGACTGCTGTTCGCCGTCTCCGGCTCATCCGGCTACGTCCGGGTCGGAGTGGGACCGTGGTTCTGCCTCGCCGGCGCGGTGGTCCTCCTCGCCGGGGCGGTGGTGCCGCCGCCGCGGCCGGCTTCCCCGCCCGCGCCTTCCGCCGCCCGAACCGTCTTCTCCTCCGTCGCCTGCGGGATCGTTCTCGTGCTGGCCGCGCTCGGACTGACTGCCGCCGTCGGGGTCGACCGCTCCAGTCTCGCCACCGCCGAGAGCCCGGCGACCAGTCCGAGCCCGTCGAGCACCTCCGCACCGGAACCGGTCCTGCCGGCACCGGAGACCAGCACCGGTCCAGCCAGCAGCGAGCCGGCCACGAGCACCGGGCCCGCCGCCAGCGAGCCGCAGACGACGCAGGCACCCGCGCCCGCGACCAACGACCTCGCCGGCGCGGAAGCCGCCGTCGAGGCGAAGGGATACCGCCCCTACCCGGGCACCGCATGGGAGCGGACCGGCGGTCTGCAAGTCATCCTCGGCACCGTCGCCGAATCCGGGGACGGCTACGCCAACCGAGCCTTCTTCTTCCTCGACGGGCGCTACCTCGGCACCGACACGTCAGCCGACAGCGCCGGCATCCAGCAGCTGTGGTCCACCGACGACACCGTCGCCCTGTCGTACGAGGTCTACAACGCACCGGACCCGATGTGCTGCCCCACCGCCGACGCCGCGACCGTCCGCTACCACTGGACCGGCAGCCGCTTGGTTCCGCTCGACGCGATTCCGCCGGCCGACCCCGCCGCGAACCACAGCCGCCGTTGAGGCACCGCACGCGGGCGCCTCAGGAGGCCGCGTTCTCCGGGAAATGGCACGCGACCCGGTGTCCGTCCGAACGCTCGATCAGCGGCGGCTCGTCGACCCGGCAGATCTCCTGCGCCTTCCAGCAGCGCGGGTGGAACCGGCAGGCGCGCGGCGGATCGATCGGGTCCGGCGGCTCGCCTTTCGGCTTGACCCGGGCAGACCTCCGCCGGCGCGCCGGATCCGGCGCCGGGACCGCCGAAAGCAGCGTGACCGTGTACGGGTGCATCGGTCTGCCGTAGAGGTCTGGGCCCGGCGCGAGTTCGACGATCTTGCCCAGGTACATCACCGCGACCCGGTCGGACATGTGCCGCACCACGGACAGGTCGTGCGCGATCATGACGTAGGTCAGGTCCAGCTCGTCCTGGAGGTCTTCCAGCAGATTGATCACCTGCGCCTGGATGGACACGTCCAGCGCCGACACCGGCTCGTCCGCGACGATCAGCTTCGGGCGCAGCGCGAGGGTGCGCGCGATGCCGATCCGCTGCCGCTGGCCGCCGGAGAACTCGTGCGGGTACCGGTTGTAGTGCTCCGGGCTGAGGCCGACCAGTTCGAGCAGTTCCTGCACGGCGCGTTTGACGCCCTGCGGCGGTTCCACGCCCTGCAGCCGGAACGGCGCGCCGACGATCGTCCCGACGGTGTGCCGCGGGTTCAGCGACGAGTACGGGTCCTGGAAGATCATCTGGATGTCGCGCCGCACCGGCCGCATCCGGCGGGCGGGCAGATGCGTGATGTCGCGGCCGTCGAACACGATCCGGCCCTCGCTCGGTTCCAGCAGCCGGGTGAGCAGGCGGCCGGTCGTGGTCTTGCCGCAGCCCGACTCGCCGACCAGGGAGAGCGTTTCGCCGCGGGCAACGGAAAACTCGATCCCGTCGACCGCGTGTACCGCCGCGACCGTCCGGCGCAGCACCCCGCGCCGGACTGGGAAGTGCTTGCGTAGGCCCGAAACGGCCAGCATTTCACTCATCGCGCTCGCCTCGCAGCTTCGGTCCGATTTCGCCGTGCCAGATCGTGCTCCACTGCTCCCCGCTCAGATGGCAGGCGACTTCGTGCCCGCCGCCGACGTCCAGCATTTCCGGTACCGCCGTGTAGCAGCGGTTCCCATTGAGGTGGGCGTAGCCGCACCGGGGATGGAACGCGCAGCCCGCCGGGACGTTGATCAGGCTGGGCGGATTGCCCTTGATGGGCAGCAGGCGACCGGTCCGCGCACGGTCGAGCCGGGGCATCGAGCCGAGCAGGCCCCAGGTGTAGGGATGCTGCGGTTCCTCGAACACGACGCGCGCCGAGCCGTACTCCGCGGCCCGCCCGGCGTACATCACGAGGATGTCGTCCGCCATCTCCGCCACCACGCCGAGATCGTGGGTGATCACGATGACCGCCGAGTCGAATTCGCGCTGCAGGTCCTGGATGAGGTCGAGGATCTGCGCCTGTACCGTCACGTCGAGCGCGGTGGTCGGTTCGTCCGCGATCAGCAGTTCCGGGTCGCAGGACAACGCCATCGCGATCATCACGCGCTGCCGCATCCCGCCGGAGAACTGGTGCGGGTAATCGTCCACTCTGGACTTGGCGTGCGGGATGCCGACGCGGTCGAGCAGCTCTGTCGCGTGCGCGCGGGCGGCCGCCTTCCCGACTTTGTTGTGGATCCGGTACGCCTCGACGATCTGGTCGCCCACGGTGTAATACGGGTGCAGCGACGAAAGCGGGTCCTGGAAGATCATCGCCATCTTGCGCCCGCGCAGGCGCCGGACCTCCTCCGCCGTGGCGGCCACCAGGTCACGGCCGTCCAGCAGGACCTTCCCGGAGATCACCGACCTCGTTCCGTGGTGCAATCCCATGATGGCCAGGCTGGTCACGCTCTTGCCGGACCCGGATTCTCCGACGATGCCGAGCGTCGCGCCCCGGTCGAGCTGGAACGACAGCCCGTCGACCGCCTTGACCAGTCCGTCGTCGGTGGGGAAATGCACGCGCAGCTCGCGCACGTCGAGGAAGGCCCCGGGGGCCAGGCGGTCGTCGTCCGCCGCGAGGTCTTCGCGGCGCCGGGGAACGCTCACTGGTACCTCACCCTCGGGTCGACGACCGCGTACATGAGGTCCACCACCAGGTTCGCGACGATGATGAAGATCGCCGCCATCAGCGTCACGCCCAGTACCTTCGGCAGGTCGTTGGTGGTGATGGCCTGCACCGCGTACTGGCCGATGCCGGGCAGCGAGTAGGTGCTCTCGGTCAGCACCGCGCCGCCGAGCAGCAGCCCCAGGTCGAGCCCGAAGATGGTCAGGATAGGGGTGAGCGCGGACCGCAGGCCGTGCTTGAGCACCACGGTCCGTTCCGGCAGGCCCTTCGCCCGCGCGGTCCGGATGAAGTCCTCCCGCATCGTTTCGAGCATTCCCGCCCGGGTGAGCCGGGCGTACCCGGCGGCATACAGGAACGCCAGCGTGATCCACGGCAGCACCAGGTCGTAAGCCCACAACGCCGGGTTCTGCGTGATCGGGGTGTAGCTGCTGCCGCCCGGGAAGATCCGCAGCGTGTAGGCGAAGATCGACAGCGCCAGCAGGCCGGTGAAGAAGATCGGCAGCGACACGCCGGCCAGTGCGGTCCCCATCGCGATCCGGTCGAAGGCGCTGCCGGGGCGCAGCGCGGAGACCACCCCGGTCGCCACGCCGAACACGAGCCAGAGCACCGCCGCGCCGACCGCGAGCGACAACGTGACCGGCAGGCGCTGGAGCAGTTCCGGCAGCACCGGGTTCTGGGTGATGAACGAATAGCCGAAGCACGGCGCCGGGCAGTGCACGGTGACCGGGCCGGTGCTGTAGTCGGACCCGGCCACGAGCCCTTTCGCGAACCGGCCGTACTGCACCCACAGCGGATCGGTGAAGCCGAGCTTCTGCGCCATCTCGTGGATCTGCTGCGGGCCGGCGGTTTTGCCGACGTAGCGCGACGCGAGGTCGTCCGCCGACGCACCGGCGAGACGCGGGATGAAGAAAAAGATCGCGAACGTCGCGACGCTCACCACGAACAGCATGAACACCGCGGCGACCGACCGCCGGATCAGGAATGTGACCACCGCGCCGGCCGCGGCGGCCGGGAGCGGCCGGATCCGCCGGCCCGCTCCCGGACTCCGCCGGCCTCCACCTTCTTCCGCTTACTTCTTCACGCCCAGCGTGAGGTAGTCATACATCTGGAAACCGTCGGTGACGAACACGTTCGTCAGGTTCGGCGGCCGGTAGAGCAGTCCCTTCGCCCAGATGCCGGGCAGGATGTACGCGTCGTCCATCACCTTGGCGTCGATCTGCGCCCAGACCTTCTCGCGCGCCGGGGTGTCCGTGGTGGCGAGCGCCTTGTCGATCAGCGCGTCCACCGCCGGGTCCTTGACCGACAGGTTGGTGTTGCCGCCCGAGGCCCGGATGACCCGGCTGTCGACGATCTGGCTCAGGAAGCCGAACCCGTCCGGCCAGTCCGCGCCCCAGCCGGTGATCATCAGGCCGAGTCCGTTCGCCTTCGCGTAGTCCGGCTTTCCGGCGTACAGCTTGTAATAGTCGCCCGCAGGATAGGGCTTCAGCGTGACGGTGATGCCGGCCTTGGCCAACGACTGCTGCAACGCTTCCGCGGTCGCCTTCTCCTTGGGACGCTCGGCCCGGTAGGACAGTCCGGTCGAGAACCCGCCTGCCTGGCCGCAGGCCGCCAGTTCCTGCTTCGCCTTCGCGACGTCGCCGTGGTTGTCCGGGCCTGGCGGGTAAGGGTTGTTCGCCTGCGCGCCGGGGATCACCGGCGGCATCAGGTTGGTCGCGATCTGGCCGCCGGTCGGCCCGCCGTACGCGTTCTGGTAAGCGACCTTGTCGGCCGCGTACTCGACGGCCCGGCGGCAGTGGATGTTGTCCAGCGGAGCCACGTCGCCGTTGATCGCGGTGTACCAGAGCCGGGCCACGGTCGCGGAGTCCGCGCGCGCCTTCAGCGCCGGGTCGGCGAGGATCCGGCCCTGCGCGGCCGGCTGCACGCCGGTGCCGGCCACGTCGACGTCGAGGTCGCCCGACAGCAGCCGGTTGTCGATGTCGTCGGCGTTCACGTTGAGCTGCACTTCGATCCGGTCCGGCAGCGCCTTGCGGTTCGGGTCGGTCGCCGGGTCCCAGTTCGGGTTGCGCACGAGCGCGAAGTTCTTGCCGAGGTTGTTGGTCTGGAACATGTACGGGCCGGAGGACACGACGTGTTCCTTGTACTTGGTCCCGGTGTCCTTCGCCCGGGGCACCGGGATCGTGGACGGCAGCTGGGCGAAGTAGTCGAATCCGGCGAACGTCTGGTTCAAGTGGAAGACGATGGTCTGATCGTCCGGGGTGTCGATCGCCTTGAGGCCCAGTTTGTTCGGGTCCGGATCGGAGTAGGGGCTCTTGTAGCCCTGCAGCGCCAGGAAGTCGTTGAAGTAGGTCGGCCCGTTCGGGAAGGTGGTCTTGTCCAGCGATCGTTCGACCGCGTACTTGACGTCCTTCGACGTGACCGCGGTGCCGTCCTCGAACTTCACCCCGGGGCGCAGCTTGTAGGTCCAGGTCTTCGCGTTGTCGCTGGGCACGCCCAGCGTCTGCGCGAGGTCCGGAACCAGTTTCGCGCCCTGCGCGCCGGGCGCGGGCGCGAACATCACCAGCGGCCGCCCGTACAGCCGGATGAAGTCCCACGAGTACCCGTAGTAGGTGTCGGCCGGGTCGAGCGAGTCCCAGTCGCCGGCGTTCGCCACGCGCAGAGTCCCGCCCTTCGCGGTCGACGGGTTGAACACGTGGCCCACGCCCGCGTTGAACCCGGCCTGCGAACCGGGCGGGCCAGGCTGGCCGGGCCCTCCGCCGCCTCCGCAGGCCGCGAGGACGGCCGTCGCGCCGAGCGCGAGAATCGTGCTGGTTCTCCGGTGCTTCATCTGGATGCACCCCCTGGTGGGGAGTCGGGATTTCCGGTTTTTTCAGCGCGCCCGCGGGTCGAGCGCATCACGCAGTCCGTCGCCGAAAAGGTTGAACGACAGGACGGTGACGAAAATGGCGAGACCCGGCACGAGCATGAATTCCGGGTCGATCTGGTAGTAGTGCGCGGCGTCGGCGAGCATGCCGCCCCAGGTCGGAGTGGGCGGCCGGATTCCGACGCCGAGGAACGACAACGCGGCTTCGAAAAGCACGTTGGCCGGGATCAGCAAGGTCGAGTACACCAGGATCGGGGCGGCCAGGTTCGGCAGCAGTTCCCGGAACAGGATGTAGGGCCCGCGCGCGCCCAGGCTGCGCGCGGCGTCCACGAATTCCCTTTCTCTCAGCGACAACGTCTGCCCGCGGATGATGCGGCCGATGTAGGGCCAGCTGAAGAAGCCGATGATGAAGATCAGCAATCCGACGCGCAGGCTGTCCCCGCTGAACCCGAACGCGTGGTCGGGAACCACCCCGGCGAGCGCGATCGCGAAGAGCAGCAACGGAAACGCGAGGAAGACGTCCATCGTCCGGCTGATCAGCGTGTCCGCCCAGCCGCCGAAATAGCCCGCGACGACACCGAGAACGGTGCCGAGGACGACCGACAGCGCGGTCGCCAGGAACGCGATCAGCAGGGAAATCCGCGAGCCGTACAGGACCCGGCTGAACAAGTCCCGGCCGTTGACCGGCTCGACGCCCAGCAGGTTGTCCGCGCTGATGCCGCCGAACGCGCCTTTGGGCACCTGGAGATCCGGGTCGACCAAGGTTTCCTGGAATTGCGTCGGCGGGTGGCCGAACCACCCGACGAGCAGCGGGGCCAGCAGCGCGGCGGCGATGAGCAGCAGGACGACGCAGCCGCCGGCTATCGCCACCCGGTCGCGCTTGAGCCGCATCCAGGCGATCTGCCGCAGAGATCGGCTCTGGATGGCTTCTCCGGGGCGGACGAGCGCGGGCTCGCCCGCCGGTTCAGGGACTTCCAGTGGAGCTGCCATGACCCCGCCCGGACACAGTTCGAAAAGCGTGCTCGCGGACCAGAAGACTGTCGTTCCTGGCGCGCCGGCATACCAGCCCGCCGCATTCTCCGTAGCGGGATCGTGATTCAACCGCGACGGTCCGATGCTTCCGCGCTGCCGAGCGGTCGCTGGCAGTGGCGAACCGGTCGATTGTCCGGCCATTCCGGATAAAGGGCCCGGAGGGAACAATCAGCCGATGTCGTTCCTTTGTGGACTCTGCCGAATGCCGGAAGCAGCGCTGGAGGCGCCCGCGGGCGCCTCCAGCGACAAGCCAGGCGGCAGAGCTCCCGAAGCGGGAGCTCCGCGTACCGTCAGGCGGCCACCGCCTGATCGTTGCCAACCGCCCGCGGAGTCCGCTTTCCCAGCTCGGTCAGCGGGGTCCGGTAGGTCTCGCGCATGGTCAGCACCGCGAGCCCGGCCGCGAGAGCCGCACCGGCGGCCAGGCCGGCGACCGGAAGCCAGTTCTTCAGACCCGGACCGGCGAGCGCAGCGGCGATCGACGGCGCGAAGCCGCCCAGTGCGAAGCCAAGTTGCGTGCCGACCGCGACCCCGGACATCCGCACCTTGGTGCCGAACTGCTCGGTCCAGAGCGCGTAGCCGACCCCGCCGTAGGCGCTGTACACCACGCCCGAAAGCAGAATCCCCAGCGCGAACACCAGCGCGACGTTCGCCTGGCTGATCGCCCAGATGAACGGCCAGATCAGCACCGCGACGCCCAGCGCGCCGACGGCGAACACCGGCTTGCGGCCGAACCGGTCGCCTGCCTTGCCCCACAACGGGATCGCCGCCAGCGCCACCACGTTGCTCAGCATGACCATCCACAGCATCGAACCGCGGGACAGGCCGATCGTGGACACCCCGTAGGTGAGCGAGTAGATGCTGACGATCGTGCTGGTGACCGAGATCAGCGCGCTCACCACGATCTTGAGCACGTCGGGAGTGTGGTGGCGCAGCAGCACCAGCAGCGGCGCCTTCGGGACCGCGTCCCGCTTCCGCTCGGCGGCGAATTCCGGGCTCTCCTGCATCGACCGCCGGATCCACCAGCCGGCCACCGTGACGGCGGCGCTGAGCAGGAACGGGATCCGCCAGCCCCAGGACAGCAGCTCGGCGGTCGGCATGGACGACAGCGGGAGGAACACCGCGGTCGCCAGGATCAGGCCGAATTGCGTGCCCGCCAACGTGAAGCTGGTGAAGTAGGCGCGCCGGCCCGCCGGTGCGTGCTCCAGCGTGACGGATCCGGCGCTGGACTGTTCGCCGGCGACCGCCAGCCCCTGGATCAGCCGCAGTGCGACCAGCAGGATCGGGGCCGCGACGCCGATCGTCCCGTATCCGGGCAGGACGCCGATCAGGAAGGTCGCCGCGCCCATCCCGAGCAGCGTCATGAGCAGCACTCGCTTGCGCCCCAGGGTGTCGCCGAGATGCCCGAGGACGAACGACCCGATCGGGCGGGCGACATAGGCGACCCCGAAGGTCGCGAGCGAGGCGATCGTCGCGGTCGCGCCGTTGCCGGCCGGGAAGAACACCTTAGGGAAGATCAGCGCTGCGGCGGTGCCGTAGATGAAGAAGTCGTAGTACTCCAGGGCACTGCCGATCCACGAGGACACGGCTGCCTGGCGGGGGGTTCGGCGGGCCGCGCCCGGCGATGCGGGATCGTGCCCCTGGCGTGCGACGGCGTCGTCCACGTCAGCCTCCTTGATGACCGCGGCGGCGGTCGAACGAATCCGGCCGGCCGGAATGTACCGGCTGGTTATGTACCGGATAGTGAGTTAGCGACCGCGATCGTGTCAAGACTTTGGCCGCGATCGGCGCCGATCCGCCTCCGGTCAGGCCCGCCCGACGTGCGCCGTCAGGTACTCGAGAACCAGGTCTCCGAGCATGCGGCGGTAATGGTCGCGGCGTGCGGGATCCAGCAGGTCGCGATCGAAAATGACCTGGAAGGTGTGCTGGTTGGCGGTCCGGAACACGCAGAACGCGCTGATCACCATGTGCACGTCGAGCGCGTCCACGTCGTCGCGGAACAGGCCGGCCGTGCGCCCGCGCTCCAGGATGCCGGCGAGCACGTCGACCGCGGGCGCGGCCAGGCCGGGCAGGATCGGCGAGGTGCGCAGATGCCGCGCGTGGTGGATGTTCTCGATGCCGACCAGCCGGATGAACGCGGGATGCGATTCGTGGTGGTCGAAGGTCAGCTCGGCGAGAGCGCGCATGGCCCGGGCCGGGTCGAGGTGGTCCACGTCGAGCTGCTGCTCCAGCGCGCGGATGCCCTGGTAGGCGCGCTCGAGGACGGCGACGTACAAACCTTCCTTGCTGCCGAAGTAGTAGTAGAGCATCCGCTTGGTCGTACTGGTGCGGGCGGCGATCTCGTCGACGCGGGCGCCGTCGTACCCGCGGTCGGCGAACTCGCCGGTCGCGACGTCGAGGATCTCGGCACGGGTGCGTTCGGCGTCTCGCTGCCGCTCCGGCGCGTCGGACGGCTCGGCGCTCACGGGATCGTCCTCGCTGCTCGGCTCACGCCGCCGAGGATATCCGGCCGCGCTTCCCTTTCGCGTCAGGACACGGTACAAGTTACTAACTAGTACATTCATCGATCGCGAGGAGCCCTGCCATGCCCCCCGACCGCGTTGCGCCCGGCCCGCTGCGGACCGGTCTGATCGGGAGCGGGATCGGCCCGTCGCTCTCCCCCGCGCTGCACGAGCGCGAGGCGCGCGAACTCGGGCTGGAGTGCACCTACACCCGGTTCGATCTCGACGTGCTCGGCGTGCCGGCCGACGCGGTCGGCGATCTGGTCGCCCAGGCTCGCGCCGAGGGCCGGTCCGGCGTCAACGTCACGCATCCGGCCAAGCAACTCGTGATCCCGCACCTGGACGAGCTGTCTCCGGACGCGGCGGCGATCGGCGCGGTCAACACCGTCGTCTTCGACGGACGTCGCACGGTCGGGCACAACACCGACTGGTCCGGCTTCCGCGACGGCTTCGTCACCGGACTGCCCGCTGCGCCGCTGGCTCGCGTGGTGCTCCTGGGCGCGGGCGGAGCAGGCGCGGCCGCCGCGCACGCGCTGCTGAGCCTCGGCGCCGGTTCGCTCGCCGTACTCGACACCGATTCCGCCCGGGCAGTCCGGCTCGCCGACGAGCTCACCGCACGATTCGGGGCCGGGCGCGCACGGGGCGGCGGCGTCGCCGATCTCGAACGCCGGCTTGCCGAAGCCGACGGATTGGTGCACGCGACGCCGGTCGGGATGGCCGGACATCCCGGCTTGCCGCTGCCGATGTCGTTGCTGCGCGCGGAACTCTGGGTCGCCGAGATCGTCTACCGGCCCCTGGAAACGCCACTGCTGCGCGCCGCCCGCTCGCTCGGCTGCCGCACGCTCGACGGCGGGCGGATGGCGGTGCACCAAGCGGCTGCCGCGCTGAAACTGTTCTGCGGCCGGGAACCGGACCCGGAAAGAATGCTGCGCCACCTCACCGAGCTGATCGACGCCGAAACCGCCGGAGGCACCAGCCGTGTCGCATGAAATCCGCACCGGAATCGCCACCGTCTGCCTGTCCGGAACGCTCGACGGCAAACTCGCCGCCGCGGCGGGCGCCGGCTTCGACGGGGTCGAGATCTTCGAGCCCGACCTCGTCGCTTCTCCCCTGCCACCCGGCGAAGTGCGGTTGCGCTGCGCGGACCTCGGCTTGTCGATTGACCTGTACCAGCCCTTCCGGGACCTCGACTCCACCGATCCGGAGCGGTTCGCCGCCAACCTGCGCCGCGCGGAACACAA
This sequence is a window from Amycolatopsis benzoatilytica AK 16/65. Protein-coding genes within it:
- a CDS encoding acetoacetate--CoA ligase; translation: MDVLWRPTADRIANSPLRAYLDWLEQREGKPFPDHDALWTWSVADLDRFWTSIADYFEVEFSAPWTRVRTADPMPGTQWFPGARLNWAQHALRRGADDATALICVREGDLAEREFTFGELRRSVAAAAGWLRRAGVRPGDRVAAYLPNTEHAVIACLATAAVGAVWACCSPDFGADGTIGRLAQLTPAVLIAADGYHWNGKEIDRGEVVARLRENLPGLRHFVHVPSLPDRPCPAGATPWDELLARPEPLSFEPVEFSDPLWVLFTSGTTGSPKGLVHGHGGITLEGLKWSGLYCGLRAGERMFAYTSTGWALWNMQLGALGQGAAITLYEGSPNCPAGAVWEVAARIRADVMLLGAAVVMASADTGVSPRTRHDLSRLRHVMVSGSALPADGYRWVAEHVSPELRIDSTSGGTDISGAFVGGNEYAPVQAGRIGGRLAGVDCAAWDESGQPVLDAVGDLVITQPMPSMPVRLWNDPDGVRYAESYFDTWPGVWRHGDWVTMHSDGSVSVHGRSDATLNRQGVRLGSGDFYDVLDGMAEIAESLVVGIDLPDNGYWLGLFVVPAPGHEVDDALKRKIVTTLRTRLTPRHVPDEILAAPAVPHTLSGKRLEVPVKNLLAGKDLTKAANLSSVDDPDALRWYAQFAAKRFR
- a CDS encoding LLM class flavin-dependent oxidoreductase, which produces MRLGATLARLSPGPPIAIAEWARRLAGEGFQSLWTPQVIGRGFLVPDPFVALAAAATAVEHLEVGTATLQVPLHHPADLAHRILSLKSVCGDRLTLGVSPGSTDLDYAAFDRDYAARFRTFSENLPRLRRLLDRGRDEQADLAPPGEAGCPPLLLGSWGANVERAAREFDGWLASAYRRSADQIVDAHQRYRAAGGRRAIVCAIPLAADLGRTAETLHRYAAAGFDDAVVLIGPEGPDPARVRALLP
- a CDS encoding LppP/LprE family lipoprotein gives rise to the protein MTDSSPGNPAQWPNQPPAGPYRPCPYCAQPVLADAAQCPWCGSQLSQLAPSPPSARRFAVAAGLALGGVLVGVSPVVPWIKVVLLGDASMFDAASLPGNSLPFVLLPVALVVCGCAALISAFVLREGTAARATAFVLFAVAGVVGGLVLTRLLFAVSGSSGYVRVGVGPWFCLAGAVVLLAGAVVPPPRPASPPAPSAARTVFSSVACGIVLVLAALGLTAAVGVDRSSLATAESPATSPSPSSTSAPEPVLPAPETSTGPASSEPATSTGPAASEPQTTQAPAPATNDLAGAEAAVEAKGYRPYPGTAWERTGGLQVILGTVAESGDGYANRAFFFLDGRYLGTDTSADSAGIQQLWSTDDTVALSYEVYNAPDPMCCPTADAATVRYHWTGSRLVPLDAIPPADPAANHSRR
- a CDS encoding oligopeptide/dipeptide ABC transporter ATP-binding protein — protein: MLAVSGLRKHFPVRRGVLRRTVAAVHAVDGIEFSVARGETLSLVGESGCGKTTTGRLLTRLLEPSEGRIVFDGRDITHLPARRMRPVRRDIQMIFQDPYSSLNPRHTVGTIVGAPFRLQGVEPPQGVKRAVQELLELVGLSPEHYNRYPHEFSGGQRQRIGIARTLALRPKLIVADEPVSALDVSIQAQVINLLEDLQDELDLTYVMIAHDLSVVRHMSDRVAVMYLGKIVELAPGPDLYGRPMHPYTVTLLSAVPAPDPARRRRSARVKPKGEPPDPIDPPRACRFHPRCWKAQEICRVDEPPLIERSDGHRVACHFPENAAS
- a CDS encoding ABC transporter ATP-binding protein, which produces MSVPRRREDLAADDDRLAPGAFLDVRELRVHFPTDDGLVKAVDGLSFQLDRGATLGIVGESGSGKSVTSLAIMGLHHGTRSVISGKVLLDGRDLVAATAEEVRRLRGRKMAMIFQDPLSSLHPYYTVGDQIVEAYRIHNKVGKAAARAHATELLDRVGIPHAKSRVDDYPHQFSGGMRQRVMIAMALSCDPELLIADEPTTALDVTVQAQILDLIQDLQREFDSAVIVITHDLGVVAEMADDILVMYAGRAAEYGSARVVFEEPQHPYTWGLLGSMPRLDRARTGRLLPIKGNPPSLINVPAGCAFHPRCGYAHLNGNRCYTAVPEMLDVGGGHEVACHLSGEQWSTIWHGEIGPKLRGERDE
- a CDS encoding ABC transporter permease, with the translated sequence MVTFLIRRSVAAVFMLFVVSVATFAIFFFIPRLAGASADDLASRYVGKTAGPQQIHEMAQKLGFTDPLWVQYGRFAKGLVAGSDYSTGPVTVHCPAPCFGYSFITQNPVLPELLQRLPVTLSLAVGAAVLWLVFGVATGVVSALRPGSAFDRIAMGTALAGVSLPIFFTGLLALSIFAYTLRIFPGGSSYTPITQNPALWAYDLVLPWITLAFLYAAGYARLTRAGMLETMREDFIRTARAKGLPERTVVLKHGLRSALTPILTIFGLDLGLLLGGAVLTESTYSLPGIGQYAVQAITTNDLPKVLGVTLMAAIFIIVANLVVDLMYAVVDPRVRYQ